In Chryseobacterium sp., the genomic window GGATTAGCCCTGGCGGCCTATCTGCTTCATGAGAAGGTAAGCGTAGGTATGCTGGGTGTTACCATTGGAGTTATTTTATGTGTCGTAGGGACAAAAAAGTTTGCCAGGTAGACCTGACCAAAGAAATATGGTCCCGGCAATAGAAAAACAGGCATTCATGCAGGTAAAGGGAGAAGAAATAGTAAAAATGTAAAAAATTTCCTGATATCAGTTTAAACCCCCATTTTCATAGTATGAAAATGGGGGTTTCTGTATCCAATTCATCATTAAATCAACTCAATACGTAAATTTGATTTTACAAAAAATAAGACATTTATATTGAGCTGAATTGTGTAATATTCTTAAAATGCATTGAAATTAACAAAAAAATTAACTTTATTTAACACGATAGCCAATCAATAGGGTTTAATATTTGCATTGATGTACCAATCAGTTACCAATGATATTTTTACTGAGATTAAGAGACAAGAGAAGAAAACAACACCAAAAAAACAATTATCATGGTTATTGACGAAAATATTTTACATTCGGCGGGAGCAGAAATAAGGGATTATAAGCCTTCAGAAAGCATTTTCCGTGAAGGAGATACGCCCAACTATTATTATCAGATTATCAGTGGAGAAGTAAAGCTCAACAACTACAATGAAGAGGGAAAAGAGTTTATACAGAATATTTTATCGAAAGGGCAGAGCTGTGGTGAATCTATTCTATTTATAAAGAAACCTTACCCAATGAATGCCGAGACCCTCACAGAGTGCAGTGTTTTAAGACTTCATAAGTCAGCTTTTTTTGCTTTGCTGAATGAATCTCCTCAGCTTTGTTTGGAAGTCAGCAGCTTTCTTTCACAACGTCTTTATTATAAATTCGTTATGATGCAGAATATTTCATCTCAAAATCCGAGTACAAGAATTAAAGGACTTATGGATTACCTTAAAAGCCTTCAGGATGATGAAAGCCCATACTCCTTTACAATTCCGCTCACAAGACAGCAAATGGCCAGTCTTACAGGACTCTGCGTGGAAACAGCAATAAGGACGATAAAGAATATGGAAAGAGAAAAAATCGTAAAAATTGAGAACCGTAAAATTTTATATTAACTTCAACTTTTAATTTTTATATTAGAATCTTAAATGAAATTATGAAAGGGATAAGCTGTATGAATATCGACGAAAATCTTCTGTACTCATTTGGTGGGGAAGATAAGATGTATCAACCGAAAGAAACTATTTTTAAAGAGGGAGATCATGCGCTTTACTATTTCCAGGTCGTCCATGGGAAGGTGAAGCTCAACAACTACAATGAAGAAGGAAAAGAATTTATTCATAATATTTTGAGAAAGAACCAAAGTTTTGGAGAAACTCTTCTTTTTCTTGAACATGCCTATCCTATGAATGCGGTATGTATTGAAACTTCTGGGGTCATTAGACTCCCTAAAATCAATTTTATAGAGATGTTAAAAGAACATCCTGATCTTTC contains:
- a CDS encoding Crp/Fnr family transcriptional regulator, whose product is MVIDENILHSAGAEIRDYKPSESIFREGDTPNYYYQIISGEVKLNNYNEEGKEFIQNILSKGQSCGESILFIKKPYPMNAETLTECSVLRLHKSAFFALLNESPQLCLEVSSFLSQRLYYKFVMMQNISSQNPSTRIKGLMDYLKSLQDDESPYSFTIPLTRQQMASLTGLCVETAIRTIKNMEREKIVKIENRKILY
- a CDS encoding Crp/Fnr family transcriptional regulator produces the protein MKGISCMNIDENLLYSFGGEDKMYQPKETIFKEGDHALYYFQVVHGKVKLNNYNEEGKEFIHNILRKNQSFGETLLFLEHAYPMNAVCIETSGVIRLPKINFIEMLKEHPDLSLEMNACFSQEIYYKLRMMQNMASQSPIRRLEGLLDYLKSFHEERCGDFQVAFTRQELANLTGLRVETVIRALKKMEKAGSVKLENRKIIY